A genomic region of Equus caballus isolate H_3958 breed thoroughbred chromosome 1, TB-T2T, whole genome shotgun sequence contains the following coding sequences:
- the GRAMD2A gene encoding GRAM domain-containing protein 2A isoform X6 translates to MTALRRGEAAEGGSSKQMHGKTASLKSPESCTEQLDRVQAPLDSSLHWPKGSKGEEIKKCSREGTSLSKYNQQYHKLFKDIPLEEVVLKVCSCALQRDLLLQGRLYISPNWLCFHASLFGKDIKVVIPVVSVQMIKKHKMARLLPNGLAITTNTSQKYVFVSLLSRDSVYDMLRRVCKHLQPSSKKSLSVREFPEEPKCQSLEVLIPEMKWRKVCPASGSLSLPANIPCVPRASMDSSDSFFPSRKPPGSEKAVCEEEKLEEEPRSEGELRLWDYLLLKIIFVLICFLVMSSSYLAFRISRLEQQLCSLNWDGPVPGHR, encoded by the exons CAGCAAACAGATGCATGGAAAGACGGCTTCTCTGAAGAGTCCCGAGTCCTGCACAGAGCAACTAGACAGAGTTCAGGCACCCCTGGACTCCAG TCTGCACTGGCCCAAAGGCTCGAAGGGTGAAGAGATAAAGAAGTGCAGCCGAGAAGGG ACATCACTGAGTAAATACAACCAGCAATACCACAAGCTGTTTAAGGACAtccccttggaggaggtggttCTCAAAG TGTGCTCCTGTGCCCTCCAGAGGGACCTCCTTCTCCAGGGCCGGCTCTACATCTCCCCCAACTGGCTCTGCTTCCATGCCAGCCTTTTTGGCAAGGATATCAAG GTGGTCATTCCCGTGGTGTCTGTGCAAATGATCAAAAAACACAAGATGGCACGGCTCCTTCCTAATGGTCTGGCCATCACCACCAACACCAGCCAGAAG TATGTCTTTGTGTCACTGCTGTCCCGGGACAGTGTATATGACATGCTGAGGAGGGTCTGCAAGCACCTACAG cCTTCCAGCAAGAAGAGTCTGAGTGTAAGAGAATTTCCAGAGGAACCTAAGTGCCAGTCTCTG GAAGTCCTCATCCCCGAGATGAAATGGAGAAAAGTATGCCCTGCATCTGGGTCTCTGTCCCTCCCAGCCAACATCCCTTGTGTCCCTCGGGCATCCATGGACTCCTCGGACAGCTTCTttccctccaggaagcctccagGGTCTG AGAAGGCTGTCTGTgaggaggagaagctggaggaAGAGCCCAGGAGTGAAGGGGAACTGAGGCTCTGGGATTACCTGCTCCTCAAGATCATCTTTGTGCT GATCTGCTTCTTGGTCATGTCCTCATCCTATCTGGCATTCCGCATCTCCCGGCTGGAACAGCAGTTATGCTCCCTGAATTGGGATGGCCCAGTCCCTGGGCACAG GTAA
- the GRAMD2A gene encoding GRAM domain-containing protein 2A isoform X7, whose product MTALRRGEAAEGGSSKQMHGKTASLKSPESCTEQLDRVQAPLDSSLHWPKGSKGEEIKKCSREGTSLSKYNQQYHKLFKDIPLEEVVLKVCSCALQRDLLLQGRLYISPNWLCFHASLFGKDIKVVIPVVSVQMIKKHKMARLLPNGLAITTNTSQKYVFVSLLSRDSVYDMLRRVCKHLQPSSKKSLSVREFPEEPKCQSLEVLIPEMKWRKVCPASGSLSLPANIPCVPRASMDSSDSFFPSRKPPGSEKAVCEEEKLEEEPRSEGELRLWDYLLLKIIFVLICFLVMSSSYLAFRISRLEQQLCSLNWDGPVPGHR is encoded by the exons CAGCAAACAGATGCATGGAAAGACGGCTTCTCTGAAGAGTCCCGAGTCCTGCACAGAGCAACTAGACAGAGTTCAGGCACCCCTGGACTCCAG TCTGCACTGGCCCAAAGGCTCGAAGGGTGAAGAGATAAAGAAGTGCAGCCGAGAAGGG ACATCACTGAGTAAATACAACCAGCAATACCACAAGCTGTTTAAGGACAtccccttggaggaggtggttCTCAAAG TGTGCTCCTGTGCCCTCCAGAGGGACCTCCTTCTCCAGGGCCGGCTCTACATCTCCCCCAACTGGCTCTGCTTCCATGCCAGCCTTTTTGGCAAGGATATCAAG GTGGTCATTCCCGTGGTGTCTGTGCAAATGATCAAAAAACACAAGATGGCACGGCTCCTTCCTAATGGTCTGGCCATCACCACCAACACCAGCCAGAAG TATGTCTTTGTGTCACTGCTGTCCCGGGACAGTGTATATGACATGCTGAGGAGGGTCTGCAAGCACCTACAG cCTTCCAGCAAGAAGAGTCTGAGTGTAAGAGAATTTCCAGAGGAACCTAAGTGCCAGTCTCTG GAAGTCCTCATCCCCGAGATGAAATGGAGAAAAGTATGCCCTGCATCTGGGTCTCTGTCCCTCCCAGCCAACATCCCTTGTGTCCCTCGGGCATCCATGGACTCCTCGGACAGCTTCTttccctccaggaagcctccagGGTCTG AGAAGGCTGTCTGTgaggaggagaagctggaggaAGAGCCCAGGAGTGAAGGGGAACTGAGGCTCTGGGATTACCTGCTCCTCAAGATCATCTTTGTGCT GATCTGCTTCTTGGTCATGTCCTCATCCTATCTGGCATTCCGCATCTCCCGGCTGGAACAGCAGTTATGCTCCCTGAATTGGGATGGCCCAGTCCCTGGGCACAGGTGA
- the GRAMD2A gene encoding GRAM domain-containing protein 2A isoform X8, which translates to MTALRRGEAAEGGSKQMHGKTASLKSPESCTEQLDRVQAPLDSSLHWPKGSKGEEIKKCSREGTSLSKYNQQYHKLFKDIPLEEVVLKVCSCALQRDLLLQGRLYISPNWLCFHASLFGKDIKVVIPVVSVQMIKKHKMARLLPNGLAITTNTSQKYVFVSLLSRDSVYDMLRRVCKHLQPSSKKSLSVREFPEEPKCQSLEVLIPEMKWRKVCPASGSLSLPANIPCVPRASMDSSDSFFPSRKPPGSEKAVCEEEKLEEEPRSEGELRLWDYLLLKIIFVLICFLVMSSSYLAFRISRLEQQLCSLNWDGPVPGHR; encoded by the exons CAAACAGATGCATGGAAAGACGGCTTCTCTGAAGAGTCCCGAGTCCTGCACAGAGCAACTAGACAGAGTTCAGGCACCCCTGGACTCCAG TCTGCACTGGCCCAAAGGCTCGAAGGGTGAAGAGATAAAGAAGTGCAGCCGAGAAGGG ACATCACTGAGTAAATACAACCAGCAATACCACAAGCTGTTTAAGGACAtccccttggaggaggtggttCTCAAAG TGTGCTCCTGTGCCCTCCAGAGGGACCTCCTTCTCCAGGGCCGGCTCTACATCTCCCCCAACTGGCTCTGCTTCCATGCCAGCCTTTTTGGCAAGGATATCAAG GTGGTCATTCCCGTGGTGTCTGTGCAAATGATCAAAAAACACAAGATGGCACGGCTCCTTCCTAATGGTCTGGCCATCACCACCAACACCAGCCAGAAG TATGTCTTTGTGTCACTGCTGTCCCGGGACAGTGTATATGACATGCTGAGGAGGGTCTGCAAGCACCTACAG cCTTCCAGCAAGAAGAGTCTGAGTGTAAGAGAATTTCCAGAGGAACCTAAGTGCCAGTCTCTG GAAGTCCTCATCCCCGAGATGAAATGGAGAAAAGTATGCCCTGCATCTGGGTCTCTGTCCCTCCCAGCCAACATCCCTTGTGTCCCTCGGGCATCCATGGACTCCTCGGACAGCTTCTttccctccaggaagcctccagGGTCTG AGAAGGCTGTCTGTgaggaggagaagctggaggaAGAGCCCAGGAGTGAAGGGGAACTGAGGCTCTGGGATTACCTGCTCCTCAAGATCATCTTTGTGCT GATCTGCTTCTTGGTCATGTCCTCATCCTATCTGGCATTCCGCATCTCCCGGCTGGAACAGCAGTTATGCTCCCTGAATTGGGATGGCCCAGTCCCTGGGCACAG GTAA
- the GRAMD2A gene encoding GRAM domain-containing protein 2A isoform X9 — protein MHGKTASLKSPESCTEQLDRVQAPLDSSLHWPKGSKGEEIKKCSREGTSLSKYNQQYHKLFKDIPLEEVVLKVCSCALQRDLLLQGRLYISPNWLCFHASLFGKDIKVVIPVVSVQMIKKHKMARLLPNGLAITTNTSQKYVFVSLLSRDSVYDMLRRVCKHLQPSSKKSLSVREFPEEPKCQSLEVLIPEMKWRKVCPASGSLSLPANIPCVPRASMDSSDSFFPSRKPPGSEKAVCEEEKLEEEPRSEGELRLWDYLLLKIIFVLICFLVMSSSYLAFRISRLEQQLCSLNWDGPVPGHR, from the exons ATGCATGGAAAGACGGCTTCTCTGAAGAGTCCCGAGTCCTGCACAGAGCAACTAGACAGAGTTCAGGCACCCCTGGACTCCAG TCTGCACTGGCCCAAAGGCTCGAAGGGTGAAGAGATAAAGAAGTGCAGCCGAGAAGGG ACATCACTGAGTAAATACAACCAGCAATACCACAAGCTGTTTAAGGACAtccccttggaggaggtggttCTCAAAG TGTGCTCCTGTGCCCTCCAGAGGGACCTCCTTCTCCAGGGCCGGCTCTACATCTCCCCCAACTGGCTCTGCTTCCATGCCAGCCTTTTTGGCAAGGATATCAAG GTGGTCATTCCCGTGGTGTCTGTGCAAATGATCAAAAAACACAAGATGGCACGGCTCCTTCCTAATGGTCTGGCCATCACCACCAACACCAGCCAGAAG TATGTCTTTGTGTCACTGCTGTCCCGGGACAGTGTATATGACATGCTGAGGAGGGTCTGCAAGCACCTACAG cCTTCCAGCAAGAAGAGTCTGAGTGTAAGAGAATTTCCAGAGGAACCTAAGTGCCAGTCTCTG GAAGTCCTCATCCCCGAGATGAAATGGAGAAAAGTATGCCCTGCATCTGGGTCTCTGTCCCTCCCAGCCAACATCCCTTGTGTCCCTCGGGCATCCATGGACTCCTCGGACAGCTTCTttccctccaggaagcctccagGGTCTG AGAAGGCTGTCTGTgaggaggagaagctggaggaAGAGCCCAGGAGTGAAGGGGAACTGAGGCTCTGGGATTACCTGCTCCTCAAGATCATCTTTGTGCT GATCTGCTTCTTGGTCATGTCCTCATCCTATCTGGCATTCCGCATCTCCCGGCTGGAACAGCAGTTATGCTCCCTGAATTGGGATGGCCCAGTCCCTGGGCACAG GTAA
- the GRAMD2A gene encoding GRAM domain-containing protein 2A isoform X5, whose product MHGKTASLKSPESCTEQLDRVQAPLDSSLHWPKGSKGEEIKKCSREGTSLSKYNQQYHKLFKDIPLEEVVLKVCSCALQRDLLLQGRLYISPNWLCFHASLFGKDIKVVIPVVSVQMIKKHKMARLLPNGLAITTNTSQKYVFVSLLSRDSVYDMLRRVCKHLQPSSKKSLSVREFPEEPKCQSLEVLIPEMKWRKVCPASGSLSLPANIPCVPRASMDSSDSFFPSRKPPGSEKAVCEEEKLEEEPRSEGELRLWDYLLLKIIFVLICFLVMSSSYLAFRISRLEQQLCSLNWDGPVPGHRIGDKALFRLRKGQALAAASSHWC is encoded by the exons ATGCATGGAAAGACGGCTTCTCTGAAGAGTCCCGAGTCCTGCACAGAGCAACTAGACAGAGTTCAGGCACCCCTGGACTCCAG TCTGCACTGGCCCAAAGGCTCGAAGGGTGAAGAGATAAAGAAGTGCAGCCGAGAAGGG ACATCACTGAGTAAATACAACCAGCAATACCACAAGCTGTTTAAGGACAtccccttggaggaggtggttCTCAAAG TGTGCTCCTGTGCCCTCCAGAGGGACCTCCTTCTCCAGGGCCGGCTCTACATCTCCCCCAACTGGCTCTGCTTCCATGCCAGCCTTTTTGGCAAGGATATCAAG GTGGTCATTCCCGTGGTGTCTGTGCAAATGATCAAAAAACACAAGATGGCACGGCTCCTTCCTAATGGTCTGGCCATCACCACCAACACCAGCCAGAAG TATGTCTTTGTGTCACTGCTGTCCCGGGACAGTGTATATGACATGCTGAGGAGGGTCTGCAAGCACCTACAG cCTTCCAGCAAGAAGAGTCTGAGTGTAAGAGAATTTCCAGAGGAACCTAAGTGCCAGTCTCTG GAAGTCCTCATCCCCGAGATGAAATGGAGAAAAGTATGCCCTGCATCTGGGTCTCTGTCCCTCCCAGCCAACATCCCTTGTGTCCCTCGGGCATCCATGGACTCCTCGGACAGCTTCTttccctccaggaagcctccagGGTCTG AGAAGGCTGTCTGTgaggaggagaagctggaggaAGAGCCCAGGAGTGAAGGGGAACTGAGGCTCTGGGATTACCTGCTCCTCAAGATCATCTTTGTGCT GATCTGCTTCTTGGTCATGTCCTCATCCTATCTGGCATTCCGCATCTCCCGGCTGGAACAGCAGTTATGCTCCCTGAATTGGGATGGCCCAGTCCCTGGGCACAG
- the GRAMD2A gene encoding GRAM domain-containing protein 2A isoform X4: MFVFQHHPFSPNLGSIHQVRGICQAPHCRARQGGGCKEGSPAGIMAHDQAPELLHWPKGSKGEEIKKCSREGTSLSKYNQQYHKLFKDIPLEEVVLKVCSCALQRDLLLQGRLYISPNWLCFHASLFGKDIKVVIPVVSVQMIKKHKMARLLPNGLAITTNTSQKYVFVSLLSRDSVYDMLRRVCKHLQPSSKKSLSVREFPEEPKCQSLEVLIPEMKWRKVCPASGSLSLPANIPCVPRASMDSSDSFFPSRKPPGSEKAVCEEEKLEEEPRSEGELRLWDYLLLKIIFVLICFLVMSSSYLAFRISRLEQQLCSLNWDGPVPGHR, from the exons ATGTTTGTGTTTCAGCACCACCCCTTCTCCCCCAACCTTGGTAGCATCCATCAGGTCAGGGGAATCTGCCAAGCTCCTCACTGCAGAGCTCGGCAGGGAGGAGGCTGCAAGGAGGGCAGTCCTGCCGGGATCATGGCCCATGACCAGGCCCCGGAGCT TCTGCACTGGCCCAAAGGCTCGAAGGGTGAAGAGATAAAGAAGTGCAGCCGAGAAGGG ACATCACTGAGTAAATACAACCAGCAATACCACAAGCTGTTTAAGGACAtccccttggaggaggtggttCTCAAAG TGTGCTCCTGTGCCCTCCAGAGGGACCTCCTTCTCCAGGGCCGGCTCTACATCTCCCCCAACTGGCTCTGCTTCCATGCCAGCCTTTTTGGCAAGGATATCAAG GTGGTCATTCCCGTGGTGTCTGTGCAAATGATCAAAAAACACAAGATGGCACGGCTCCTTCCTAATGGTCTGGCCATCACCACCAACACCAGCCAGAAG TATGTCTTTGTGTCACTGCTGTCCCGGGACAGTGTATATGACATGCTGAGGAGGGTCTGCAAGCACCTACAG cCTTCCAGCAAGAAGAGTCTGAGTGTAAGAGAATTTCCAGAGGAACCTAAGTGCCAGTCTCTG GAAGTCCTCATCCCCGAGATGAAATGGAGAAAAGTATGCCCTGCATCTGGGTCTCTGTCCCTCCCAGCCAACATCCCTTGTGTCCCTCGGGCATCCATGGACTCCTCGGACAGCTTCTttccctccaggaagcctccagGGTCTG AGAAGGCTGTCTGTgaggaggagaagctggaggaAGAGCCCAGGAGTGAAGGGGAACTGAGGCTCTGGGATTACCTGCTCCTCAAGATCATCTTTGTGCT GATCTGCTTCTTGGTCATGTCCTCATCCTATCTGGCATTCCGCATCTCCCGGCTGGAACAGCAGTTATGCTCCCTGAATTGGGATGGCCCAGTCCCTGGGCACAG GTAA
- the GRAMD2A gene encoding GRAM domain-containing protein 2A isoform X1 has product MFVFQHHPFSPNLGSIHQVRGICQAPHCRARQGGGCKEGSPAGIMAHDQAPELLHWPKGSKGEEIKKCSREGTSLSKYNQQYHKLFKDIPLEEVVLKVCSCALQRDLLLQGRLYISPNWLCFHASLFGKDIKVVIPVVSVQMIKKHKMARLLPNGLAITTNTSQKYVFVSLLSRDSVYDMLRRVCKHLQPSSKKSLSVREFPEEPKCQSLEVLIPEMKWRKVCPASGSLSLPANIPCVPRASMDSSDSFFPSRKPPGSEKAVCEEEKLEEEPRSEGELRLWDYLLLKIIFVLICFLVMSSSYLAFRISRLEQQLCSLNWDGPVPGHRIGDKALFRLRKGQALAAASSHWC; this is encoded by the exons ATGTTTGTGTTTCAGCACCACCCCTTCTCCCCCAACCTTGGTAGCATCCATCAGGTCAGGGGAATCTGCCAAGCTCCTCACTGCAGAGCTCGGCAGGGAGGAGGCTGCAAGGAGGGCAGTCCTGCCGGGATCATGGCCCATGACCAGGCCCCGGAGCT TCTGCACTGGCCCAAAGGCTCGAAGGGTGAAGAGATAAAGAAGTGCAGCCGAGAAGGG ACATCACTGAGTAAATACAACCAGCAATACCACAAGCTGTTTAAGGACAtccccttggaggaggtggttCTCAAAG TGTGCTCCTGTGCCCTCCAGAGGGACCTCCTTCTCCAGGGCCGGCTCTACATCTCCCCCAACTGGCTCTGCTTCCATGCCAGCCTTTTTGGCAAGGATATCAAG GTGGTCATTCCCGTGGTGTCTGTGCAAATGATCAAAAAACACAAGATGGCACGGCTCCTTCCTAATGGTCTGGCCATCACCACCAACACCAGCCAGAAG TATGTCTTTGTGTCACTGCTGTCCCGGGACAGTGTATATGACATGCTGAGGAGGGTCTGCAAGCACCTACAG cCTTCCAGCAAGAAGAGTCTGAGTGTAAGAGAATTTCCAGAGGAACCTAAGTGCCAGTCTCTG GAAGTCCTCATCCCCGAGATGAAATGGAGAAAAGTATGCCCTGCATCTGGGTCTCTGTCCCTCCCAGCCAACATCCCTTGTGTCCCTCGGGCATCCATGGACTCCTCGGACAGCTTCTttccctccaggaagcctccagGGTCTG AGAAGGCTGTCTGTgaggaggagaagctggaggaAGAGCCCAGGAGTGAAGGGGAACTGAGGCTCTGGGATTACCTGCTCCTCAAGATCATCTTTGTGCT GATCTGCTTCTTGGTCATGTCCTCATCCTATCTGGCATTCCGCATCTCCCGGCTGGAACAGCAGTTATGCTCCCTGAATTGGGATGGCCCAGTCCCTGGGCACAG